The nucleotide sequence GCCTTGTACACAGCTTGATTACTAGTGAGTATTGCAACTCCTTGATCAATATTTCCTATATTCACATTTCCATTCTCGATCCCTTTGTCATCGCCATTCACATGAAAGGCATCTAGAGTAAAAGCAACGCGATCACCTTTGATTTGATGAATCACGATCGTGGATTCGTCGTATTTCGTTGAATCCGCATTTATAAAATTACCGACAAAGCTTTCAACGTCGACTGGTTTGACTAAACTATATACTTGCTTCATAGTTATTGTACGATCTGTGATAGCATCCAAGACACGTTCTTCCAAGACGAGATCTTCGACAAAGCCACCCCACGAATCATTTTTGAATATAAACACATCTGAGAACGGATTCACCCCGTCTTGACCGACGCCAGTAATGAAATTGGCAATAACAACAATATCCGTATAACCACTCTTTAAGCTTTCCGGATCGATGTCCTTAAAGGCGATCGCTTCGAAAGAACTGAACATCGGATGACTGTCACCGCGTTCAGGAGTCAGCACAATTTGTTTATCTTCACCCCTCAGCACTAACACTACTGGAAATTCCTCTTCGAGGCCATACCGTGTAAGAGGAGTCACCGTTAGTTCCCCGATTTCCTCGAACTGCTGGGTAAACACATGTTCCTTCTCAACTTGGTAACCCTGCTCAATCAAACGCGCTAGCTCCGTCTGTACAGGCGGCGTTGCTTCGGAGGATGTTTCTGGCAATTGCTCGGGTAGATCAGTCGCTACAGACTCGGTTTCCTGATTGTTCGCTGATTCTGAAGGTTGTATCGCTTTAGTCGCATCGGATGCAACATTGCTCGAAGCACAACCACTTAATACCATAATCATTAGGATCATTATGTACATTTTTCGCATCTCATTACCCGCTTCCATATCAATTGCTGACATTGTAATAGACGACAGTGAACATGCTTTAGTTTCAAAAAAAAAGCCAACTCCTGAAACTTACAGGAATCAGCTTGATTGCGTCAATAAGCTTCAACTTCTGAAATTTGAGCAGCAGGCCATGCTGTATTCGTTACGACAGTCAATCGTACGAATCGTGTATGGGTTTCACCAAGTTCGATGACGACCTCGTTTGCCTTTTTCGGGTCGAAGGTGTACGCCTTAGATGGGATTAAAGTACGGAATGTGTTCCCATCAGCGCTGACCAGCACTTCGATCTCTTGGTCTCGCGCTTCCCAAGCGTCCTGTGGTGGTAGCTTGAGTATGAGCTTGCTAATCGTCTTTTCGGCTCCTAAATCCAGCGTGAGAGATTGCGGGAATTTTTGAGATGTGCTTTCCCAGTAGGTATATGGGTCGCCATCAACCGCGAATTCAGGTGCAAACGGTTCAGCGGTCATCGAGGTTGCGAAAACCTTTTGTCCGACTGCGACGTTCATTTGAACTTTCACTTTCTCGAACGTTTCTTTAACTTGAATTGCAGCCTCGGAACTTGTTAGCTCTACATATGCAACTTTTTGATCTTTGATGAGAGCAATATAGTCAAATTCCACAAATCCCGCTTGCTCTTTCACAGCCAAATCGGCAATCTTCTTACCGTTCGCTTGATAAGCTGTCGCAATTGCATGCGGCCATCCCGCACCTTGCTCGATGCGAAGTGTTGTATCAGCACCAATCGGTTGATAAATTACGATTTTGTCCTTATTTCTCACTTGTACGATATGATGCTCACCTTCATCTAATTCAAGCCCATTCAATCTCGAGTAGCTTCCTGCCCGACGATTCGCTTCAGCTACAATGACCTCGTATCCGCCAGGAGCAAGTGTTGTATTTCCATCTACGTTATAGGTTTGTTGTTTATCCCAGTTCGCTGTTACGACCGCTTTACCGAAATTTGTGCGTGTCACCGTTGGTGTCACTTGTTCGTAGCTCTGTACGAGAGCATCGACATACGAGGACAGAATATATTTCTGATAAATCCCAGTCAGGTCGATCCATGGATTTGAAACACCGTTAAACAAGTCCGTGCTTAAGTTATAGCCCATCGCCAAGTTCCAACGCAACATATCGGGATCATCTGTCATCGTCTCAGCAGCCAAATCATGATGAAATAACATCACTTTATCACGAAGGAGCATACTAGCCATTGGATAATACTCTGTGTACATAGCTGTGTTTTTCCGATAACCAAGCGTATCCCACAAGTAGGTTGAGCCCATGAAGCCAACAGCATCGTTTGCGAGTACGTCCGTTCCATCCTCCATATACATCGGGTATGTTAGCGCTTTGAAGTAATTTCTAACTCCTTGAAAATAGGCTGAGGAAGGATCAGTCCCCTCAGGAATACTCTCGTTAAATACGTACGGAGAATTTCGAATGCCCCACTGATCCTCGAAAATACCGTTAAAGCCCGCTTCCTGAATCAACTTCTGATGTTCTATAGCTGTCCGTTCCGCGAAGAATGGGTGCCCCGTATTTACAACAAAGCCACTATGCCTGCCGTAGTCTTCCTGCATCATCGCCCCATTATCCTTGCGAACAATTAAGTCTTCCATCGTCGTTCCACTAGGCAATTTCGCTAATGTAGGAGAATGGTTGCCCCACCATGACATGTTCGTATAGGGAATGACTAGATTGCCTTTATCTTTCGCTCCCTTTACGAATGCTTTGAAAGCAGGCTCGCCTCCCCATTGCGCATCAGGCGGGTAAAAATCTGGGTAATTCTCGTCATGTCCGCCTTTTTGAAAGCCAACGAGATGCAAAACGCCCTCGTAATTCAGTTTGTTAACATAATTGTTCGTAAGATTGCTCCAGCTGCCGTCCTTAATCGCTGAAATATCAAGCTTGTAAAAGGGAGATTGATAATACTGCTCTTTCTGCTCACCCAGCTTATCGGACAAAGCTCGATACTCATCTATTTTGGAAAGCTCTCGGAAGCTAGCGATCGTAGACTCATACCCACCTAGCTCTAGTACAACGGAAGGACTGGTCCATTTCATTTGTGGGTTAATCCACGTTTTGTAATTGTGAACGATGCCTGTCTTGCCGGAATCATCGACCTGGTTTTTGAAGCCGAGATCGACGGTTGCGACTACGTCATCGTGCAAATCATATAGGGCCAAATCTCCGCCTGACGTTCTCAGTCCTACATATGGAGCGAACATCACACCCGGATATTGATCCTGGTAGGAATTGCTTTCCTTGAAAAAGGCATCTTTCAGCTTAGCTCCAGGAAGCATAGGTAGTAACGCATCCTGTACAACATTCGATTGTACCTTTAACTCGTTTGGAAACCGGAACGACTTAATAGGCTGGTTCGATTGATTATCTACCTCAGCAGTGAAGTAAATGCGACTATCTTCGGAAAAACGGACTTTAACGTCGACTCCAACAACTCCACCATAGTGGAAGCTTAATTGCCCTTTCTGCCTGCTCCAATCATAGCTGAATTCGGCTGCCTGCTTTCCATTCAGCGACTTGTCGTCCTGCAGAAATGCCCACCACAACGTATTTTCCCGGTTACCTAGCGTTACATTCTCACCTGTTGATGCATTGTTCAAATAGGCGATTGCTCCATTGTCTTCATAAAAGGCGATTTCGTAATTGGAATGCTTCACAATTATTAAACCGTTATCTTTCGTAAAACTCGCTACACTTTTGAATGGTGCATAGATTAGTAATAATGCCACCCCCAGCAGGACAACGATAAATCCGCTTACAATCCAAGTCACTTTGGATTGCATCTTCGGTTTAATCACACACTTCTCTCCCTCTATTGAATTTGTAATTCGAAGGAATGCTGCGCCTTGATTGAACAAAGGGTTGCCCCCTTGCAAACCTTCGTTTGCATAGGCAACCCTTTGTGATATGACTATAGTTTGATTTGATCGAAGAATTTCTCTTGAACTGTTTTAGCTGCTGCATCAAGTTGTGCCTTTAAATCAACATCTTTTTTCGAGAATACTTCTTGAATGACGTTCGTCATTGCAGCGTAGTAGTCTTGAGTATTGAATTGTGCTTCTGGCTTACCATCCAGCAGCCCCATCAGTTCGTTGCTGTATTGATATACGTTGTCATACTTGTCATAAACCGCTTTTACCTTCGCACCATATTCGGAATCTTGTTTAAAGTATTGAATGACTGGCGGTACGAAAAATTTGTTATCTGTTTTAAATGCACTAATGTTTGTTTCAAGCGACGCAAGACCTGCATCTGAGAAATAATCAAACACAGCATATTGGAACGCCATTTGTTGCTCTTCTGGAGATGCGTTAGGATTGATTACCAAGAAGTCTCCACCGAGTACACCAGTATGCTTACCACCTGCTGATGCTGCAGGCATTGGATAAACGACGAGATCCTCAAGCCCCATTCCGCCTTGATTCAAGCCTTGATCGAGCGGACCATCAGGACCTGCGATAACCATTGCTGTTCTGCCCTGTGCGAAAGCACCTACCGCATCACCCCAACCAAGTGCCCAGTCTGCAGGAATTACGCTTGCATCCTTCAGACTTTGATAGAATTGTAACGCTTTCAACCCTGCTTCAGAGTTGAACGTTGCAGTAACCTTTCCACCTTCATCACTTTGAATTTCTCCACCTGCTTCGAACAAGAAGTTAGTCCAGTTCCAGCCTGCTTCGTTACCTTTACCCATCGGAGCAATACCTGAAATCCCTTTAGCTGGATCAGCTACTGCTTTCGCTGTAGTCAGAACGTCATCCCATGTCCAATCTAACGGAGGTACTGTTACACCTTTGTCTTTCAGCATCTTTGTGTTGACAACAGTGCCAACGACATATCCTTGCTGAGGAATCGCATAGATTTTGCCGCCAATGTTGAATTGATTGAGCAAGATAGGGTTTAATTGATCTTTTTTATCATAGCTGTCGAACAGTGCTGTAATGTCAGCAGCCCAACCCTTTTCTGCTAGAAACTTTCCTTCAGTTGCATAGGTGTTAAACAACGTTGGTGCTTCATTAGCACCCATTTTGATTCCGATCTCATTGGGATTGTATTGCCAATCGCTCTTGACGATTTCTACGTTCGGATATACTGCATTAAAGCGTTTGATCTTATCATCTTCAATCGCGCGCTTTTCCGTTTGGTCCGGCGTTGGATAGTAAATACTAATCGTCGCTTTAATTTGCGTTGGGTCAACTACAGGATCAGGATTCGACGCCGAGGATGAATCCGCAGGCTTTGATGATGCTGGTTGTGAAGCGGTAGGTGTATTGTTGCTCTTTCCTCCGCAGGCAGCCAAAACGAGACTGAATGCTACTAGACAAGCAATGATGATTGATAATTTACGCATTGTTCATAATCCCCTTTTCTCCATTTAATTGGCTTACACGCTAATCATAATAGGTGCATAATCGCTTAGGCGATGTGTATTCCTATTCCATTCATGTGCAAATTTACGCATGACTTCATTCGTAATTATCCTTTAACGCCACCCATATAAAGTCCACGAACAATATATTTTTGGAAGAACAAAAATACGATTACTGGAGGGAAGGTGATCATTGTTAAAATGGCAAAACGTAAGTTCAAATCTAACCTTCGCGCATTAAAAACATACTTATAGATCGCCGTTGCTAATGGATATCGATCATTACTGGATAAAATTAACGATGGCCAATACCAATCATTCCATGCCGTTGAAAACACGAATATGGCAAGTGTTGCAAAGATCGGAATCGAAAGCGGGAAAGCAATTTGTAAAAATAGTCTTAACTCCGAAGCGCCATCGATTCTCCCCGATTCGAACATCTCCATATTGATGCCATCGAAGAATGTCTTGAGCAGCAATAGAAAGAATGCATTGGCTCCTGCTGGCAGCCATAGCGCAAAAAACGAATTCATCAATCCAAGATCGCGCAAGTTTAAAAAGTTTGGAATGATATACGTTGTCGGGGGAATGAACAATGTAAATAAAAAGAAATATTGGATGACATTTTTGTACGGTACATTCAGTCGCGATAGACTGAACGATGCGAATCCGACAACAAATACAGTCATAACCATATTACCTGCAAAGATGAATAGTGTATTCCTTGCAAACATAGGCAAGTCGATATAACTCCAAGCCTTCTTGTAGTTTTCAAAGTGGAACTCTGTTGGGACAAAGGTCGGCGGGAAAGCGTTAACCTCTGTATTCAGCTTTAGCCCATTGAATAAAATAACGAACATGGGATACAGCATCGTGCACACCATTAACAGTACGCACAGCAGCATGAGGTAATAAACAATTCTTTTGCTCGGTACCTTCAAGTCGTAATTCGATACAATACCTCTCTCATGTGTTTTCACTGCTTATGCCCCCTCTTTGTTAGACATGCGGTATTGAATGACCGCTAATATTCCTAACACCAAGAACATAAGCACACCAAGCGCTGAAGCTGTACCATAATCTTGACGAGTAAACGCGTATCGAACGACTAACAAAGCGTATGTTAGCGTAGCGTTGTTCGGACCGCCTTCTAGCAGCGCATATTGCGTTTGGAAATTTTGTGAAGTTGCAATCAATTGCAACAAAAATAAAAGAATAATTTGATTTTTAATAGCCGGTAGCGTAACATAGCGAATTCTTTTCCATACCCCCGCACCATCAATTTCAGCAGCTTCATACCAATCGCGTGGCACGCTCATGACTGCGGCAAGATAGATTAGCAGTGCGGATCCAAAACTTTGCCAAGTTTCCATAATAACGATCGAGATCATTGACCAAGCTTTATCAGGTAAAAATAAGATTGCGTCGAAGCCTAACTTCGTAATGATGCCATTGATCGGACCGACTGGATCGTAGAGCCATCTCCACAGTCCATACAATACGACAAAAGGTACAACATAAGGCAAGTAAGCTGCAATTCTTGCAAAGCCTTGGAATCTTCTCATCTCTGAGATGGCGATGGCGAAAAAAACCGGGACCCAAAAACCAATTAGTAGCCCTAATGCCATGTAATAAAGCGTGTTCTTAATTGCGATGATTACTTCTGGATCTTTAAAGATTCGCTCGTAGTTGTCCCAGCCAACAAAAGCATTCCCCTTCACAAAGTCGATGTGAAATAAGCTGAAATAAATCCCTTTGCTGATCGGCATCCATAAGAAGACAAAGAATACAATGGCTGCTGGCAATAGGAATAAGTACCCCCATAGATGCTTTTTCCATTTTGCGGGAGGTCTCTTGGATGGGGTGTCCAAGGAACTTGCTGGTATGGTAGCTGTTTGACTCATTGGGTCTCCCTCTCCTCTAATCTACTAATAAACTCTATTGTAGAAAAAGAAAAGTAAAGTGAACATGTGTGTATCTATGGGGATCATGGGCGATCCTACTTCTTCATCTCACTCGGACTTATCCCGAAATATTTTTTGAAAATTTTGCTGAAATGCTCAGGTGATTCATATCCAACTTTTTCTGAAATCTCATATCTCCGCAAATCCGACTTTAATATTAAACGCTTACTCTCTTCCATACGCAATTTAATGACATACTCCCATAAATTAATTCCTGTATTTTTCTTGAACAAGTAGCTTAAGTAGTTCGGACTCACATGATTTTTTTGTGCGATTTCATTTAATGTCAAGCCTTTCTGTGCATAGTTCGCATTAATAAATTGCTGTGCTTGTTCCACGATTAAATTGTTCTGAGTTGCAATATCTTCCTCTGACGGATCCTCTGTGATTAGCTCCCACTTGAAGTCTCCAAAGTAGAACACATGATGATCCGTATGCTCACGATTCCATACGATTGCTTTATCCACTTGATTGTTCAACTCTGGTATAAACTCGCGCCCTTTTAATATTTGACTGATGCCAACAACGCTTTGTAAGCCTAAAAACTTTACGATATTGAAATGCAAGCTGCGGCCCACCATTTCAAGCTGATTCATTTTATCGACACTTGAATCGCCGTATTCGGCTTCTTCCCACTGAATGATAATGCTAATATCTCTATCCGAGGAGTAGAACGAATAATGCTTCCATTCCTTATCGAGCAGCTCATTCACAATGTTCAGCATCGCATATTGCAGCAGCTGTACATCCTTCTCATCGCGGATTGCTGATTTATTGCTAGCATCCAAGTCCATACGAATTTTGATCATCGCATAATAAGGACCCTTCAGCTCGATTCCATTTTGCTGTTCTAGCAATAATGCCTCAGCTGTTGTTTCGATACGCCCCTGTTGCACAAGCTGGTTCAAGATGTTCGCTCGTGTAGGCTGTGGCTGCTCCATGTGGAAATGCTCTCTTAAATCGGAGATCAATTCAGAATGATCCTGTACAGGTCGATCCATATTCAGTAGCACATTTCGAACAGAGTGAAGCAACTGATCGCTATTAAGCGGTTTGATCAAGTAGTCACGTGCTCCAAGCCGAATCGCGAGCTGAGCGTATTGAAATGTTTCATGCGCTGAAATTACGATGACCTGTACCCAAGGCTTAAATATTTTTGCCTGCTGCATCAATTCAATGCCGCTCATCGCTCCCATTTGAATATCGGTGATCAACAGATCGATATTTTCAATCTTCAAATAATCCAAAGCTTCATACCCATTATGTGCGGTATACACATGCTGAATATTAAGTCCGGACACTTCGAGTAAGCTAGCAAGACCACGACAAATCAATGGCTCATCATCGACAATTAGTATGTTATACATGATTATCCCCTCACTCATTTCAATAGTTAAGTTTCCTCTGTGTTAGTTCGCATAGGCAGTTGCACTTTTACTATCGTTCCCTCTGGCTCTCGTGCAAAGTATTGTAAACCGAAGTCTTCGCCAAAATGAAGCTTGATGCGCTTGTTTACATTTTTAATACCATAACCGGAGGAATAATCTGATGACGGTTGAACGATCATTTGATTGATCGCTTGATGATCTGTAACCTTGTAGCCATTGTCTTCAACTGTAATAACTACATGTGTTTTGTCTGAATATGCGGTGACAACAATTTCTCCGTCCTCACCCATATTGATAACTCCATGTATAATCGCATTTTCAATAAGTGGCTGCAGTGTAATCTTTGGAATCAATTGGTTGACGACTTCATCATCAATATTCCATCGTATTGTGAAGCCATATTCGTAACGTTTCTGCTGAAGACTAGTGTACGCTTTGGCGTGCTCGAGCTCCTCTGCAATTGTTATCAGTTCTCTCCCTCTGCTTAAGCTAATCCGCATTAGCTTCGATAGCTCTTTAATCATCTCTGCAGAACCCGTATTTCCCTCCAAAGTGCTCTTCCAATAAATACTTTCAAGCGTGTTGTATAGAAGATGTGGATTAATCTGCTCATAGAGCAGCTGCAGCTGTGATTCCTTCTGTTTAATTTCCATCACATATTGCTCATTAATCATCGTGTTGATCCGGTTCGCCATGTTATGAACGGAGAAGATCAGAACGCCTACCTCGTCGTTTCTTTCTTTGGTTGGGATTTTCGACAATGGTTTCCCTGGCTCATGGGAACGCGCGAACATCGCAAGCTTGCGAAGCGGATTCATGAGCGATCTCCAGAAATAGATCATGACAACGAGGGCAATGATCGAATAGACGATCGAGATGAGCTGGATGACCTGCTTAAGCTCACTTTGCTGCTGCAACAAAGCTTTGGTAGGAATTCTATATACCAGCTTCTGATTCAATGCGTATTTCGTATGAACGACGTAAATGTACCCATCTGTTACCCGATTGTAGGTTTCCTCCAACGTTTGGTCGGCAGATAGATTCAGTGGAAAAGACAAGAAGCTACCCTGCTCGTCCGTTGTCGATACGAGAATCCGATTCGACCAGTCTGTTAAATACAATTGTCCACCTTCCGGCAGTGACACGGTTCTAAACGACTCTTCGATTTTAACGTCTAGCTTTGTAGCTACGAGCACACCTACAACGCTTTTTCCATTCGAAATGCTGTTCACAGCTCTAAGATATGCAAGTGTCTTCTGATCACCCTTGGGACCGAAATTATCGATGAGAGCAAGGACGCCTTTCCCATTGGCCTTCAATGCTTGCTCAAGCCACGGGGTATTTGTTGGGTCTGAATAGAAAAAAACGGACGATCCATTAATTTTACGATTAATATCTGGGATGGACGGGGCGAACGTACTACTATCTGAAGGGTCATAGACGAACAGAAAAAAATAGACGGCTTCCCCCCCATTCAAACCTACCGTATTGTTGCCAAGTAGTGTGCTCATATCGCTATATTTCAAAACCCGATCGTATTCGTTCTCCATTTCGTTGTAAATCATGCTTTGGGTTAACGAGTTTTGAATAATCGTCGTCATAATACGACTAACCGTATCAATGTCCCTATTAATCAAAAAGTGATTTTGCTTATTGAGCTCTTCGTATGCACTTGTGACATGCTCCTTCAAAATTTGCTCAGCCTTCGTATTCGCATACCAATTCAACAAGAACACTGGACTAACTAAAATAAAAAGTAGAAGGAATAGCTGCTGTCTGACATTCATTCTCGTCAGAGGATTTTTCAACTTTGTATACACTGTGATTCCTCCAACTTTGCGACTTATTCGATCACTCTTCTCATACTCTATTATGCATCCGAATTCATTAATATGGCTTAATGGACTTCAAATCTCGTATTTGTTCACCTAGTTCTCGTGGAATAACACATTATTTGTTTTATTTTTATTTCGACATTTGTTGCCATACTCCTCGTTGGTATAATTTCATACAACCATACAACGTTGGGGCTGTCTCATAAGTGGAAAACTTATGGACAGTTTCATTAATTCTATCGATTATGGTTTTTAGGGATGTATCTTCTTACGGTGCTTTTGAAATCGTGAAATATGAATAGGTTAACCCGAAACAAGGTGATTTCACGATTTCAAAGGCATCGCTGTCGCTCCTCCAGAAGATACATTCCCTCTTTTCATTATCGATTTATATAAGTTAAGGGATGCCCCATTAAGTTACTTATGGGACATCCCTTTTGGCATTTAATCGGATGATCATAACCGATTTAAACAAATTTAAATACTGAATCCACAGGAATGAAATGGACTGGAACGGTAGCAAACATCTTACTAAGCCGTTCGGCTAGTCGTTTCATGCCAGGCTGTTCGCTTTCTAGGTGACCGAGAACGAGAAGCGCTTTGTCCTCGCCCATATGGACAGCATCTCTTACATACTCAGGCGTCTCCCACTCTGGACCCTCTCCGTAAACAATTAGATCCAATCGATGCTGTTCGAACAATGGGATCGCTAGCTCACTCCCCCCTCTGTTGCCCACAAGCAGACCGATTCTGCTACAGCTCTTAGTCAGGTCGCCTACGACACGAAGGGTACTGATACCGAGACGCATCTTGACATATTCCGCAGTTTCACTAACCGAAATGGCGGGTATCGTAACGACCGTAGCCGTTGGGAAAGTTTCATTAACATAGGGCTCCCAATCCAATGCTCGGATCAATCCTTCCATAATGGCGTCAGGATAATTGCGATGCAAGAAGTCGTGAACGCGATAGACAGCGAGATCGTTTTGTTCAATAAACTGTTTCTTCGCCTTGAATACAGATTCATCCGCATGAATCTGCAAGGAATGATGGTGGCTGTAAAACGCCCCTTCATGTGTAAGAATCAGGTTAGCTCCGAAACGATGTGCCTGCTCCAGAACATGCTGAGTCACCATAAACGTGACAGCGATGCCACTAACGATCGTTCTGTCGTTTCCAAAAAGTAATTTGTCCACACTGTTTGGAACTGCAGTAGCGGGCGCGGTTAAGGCATCCAACACATCCTGAATAATGATAGTCATGCGATCCCCCCCTATAAGCTTAAATATTAATAAATATGGCGGCCGTAATCGTCCGAAATCCCGGATTTGCGATTAAAGTAAGTGTTCACAATATCACGCCATTCTAAGGCATGCTCCGCTTGATGTATGAGTCGCTCTCGCACTTGCTGATACCTGTCTCTATCAATCTTGTTCTCTATTGAATCCCATAATACAATCATATTAGCTGCCCGATCCGCTCCACTGAAATGCGAATCGTAAATATGCTGGATGACCGTCTTACCGCTCTTTAGCATATGAGTATACGGGACATGGTGGAAAAACAGCAGTAGCTCATCCGGACAGTGCTCAGTCGTTTCGAATATTTGCGATACTGGAGAATGGTATTGCCCAGTGTATCCTGTTCCAGATTGCATAGAACGGTCGACTCCTATCCCATTGCAATCCGCATAGTGATAGGTACCCCATTTAGAATATTCATAACCATCTATGTTAGGACCGTAATGATGCCCCGGTTCGACCATCCAACCCACACCAAGTGGTGATGTATATTGTTCGTATATCTCGTAAGAACTAAGAAGTATCTCAAGAATAACTCGCTCTAATTCGTCTTCCGATCCGAATGTCATCCGTATCCATTCCTGCGCTATCTGTTCTGAGCTTAAACTCGAATTCCACGCTAGGCGTGCATAACCGTACCAATTAGCTTGAGCGAGCACATGACCCGTCCAGTTCGCGTCATTGCCAATATTCGCAACCGCGGCTAATCCTCCCCGCTTTCTTCCAGATAAGGTGCCACTTGCAGCCTTCGAGACGGTCGAACCTTCCCCTTGTGCGTAGGTGTCGAAATCAAGTACCTGTTTCCACTGTGGAACCAAATAACAGAGATGCCTCTGTTGTCCCGTATACTCCTGAGTGATCTGTAGCTCCAGTAATTGATTTGTTCTCTTTAACCCACCGAACAATGGGGATGCGGGCTCTCTGACTTGAAAATCCATGGGTCCATTTTTGATCTGCAGCAAAACGTTATCTCGGAAAGTGCCGTCTAGAGGCATGAAATGATCGTAAGCAGCACGTGCCCGATCCGTCGTACGATCTCGCCAATCCTGCATACAGTTATAGACGAAACAGCGCCATATGACTTCGCCTCCAAATGGTT is from Candidatus Cohnella colombiensis and encodes:
- a CDS encoding alpha-glucuronidase family glycosyl hydrolase, which gives rise to MARISSPSSYDCWLGYKFIDNNELRKVYSERCSSMVVIGKTELNETARKELMHALTQMLGEPPQSEILVQGLGIVIGTFGSSKLFDWLTSIYDFDELGEEGYVIHTSDDGKIYLSAATDQGVLYATFHFIRLLQTGDCIKKLKIREIPDNSLRMIDHWDNMDGSIERGYAGNSIFFRDMQFTGELDRIRDYARLLASVAINAVAINNVNVHSHESKLITEQFLPEVAKVASVFRSYGIRLYLSINFASPMELGGLDTADPLMPEVSSWWNDATKDIYRYIPDFGGFLVKADSEFRPGPFTYGRTHADGANMLADALQPFGGEVIWRCFVYNCMQDWRDRTTDRARAAYDHFMPLDGTFRDNVLLQIKNGPMDFQVREPASPLFGGLKRTNQLLELQITQEYTGQQRHLCYLVPQWKQVLDFDTYAQGEGSTVSKAASGTLSGRKRGGLAAVANIGNDANWTGHVLAQANWYGYARLAWNSSLSSEQIAQEWIRMTFGSEDELERVILEILLSSYEIYEQYTSPLGVGWMVEPGHHYGPNIDGYEYSKWGTYHYADCNGIGVDRSMQSGTGYTGQYHSPVSQIFETTEHCPDELLLFFHHVPYTHMLKSGKTVIQHIYDSHFSGADRAANMIVLWDSIENKIDRDRYQQVRERLIHQAEHALEWRDIVNTYFNRKSGISDDYGRHIY
- a CDS encoding sensor histidine kinase, which codes for MYTKLKNPLTRMNVRQQLFLLLFILVSPVFLLNWYANTKAEQILKEHVTSAYEELNKQNHFLINRDIDTVSRIMTTIIQNSLTQSMIYNEMENEYDRVLKYSDMSTLLGNNTVGLNGGEAVYFFLFVYDPSDSSTFAPSIPDINRKINGSSVFFYSDPTNTPWLEQALKANGKGVLALIDNFGPKGDQKTLAYLRAVNSISNGKSVVGVLVATKLDVKIEESFRTVSLPEGGQLYLTDWSNRILVSTTDEQGSFLSFPLNLSADQTLEETYNRVTDGYIYVVHTKYALNQKLVYRIPTKALLQQQSELKQVIQLISIVYSIIALVVMIYFWRSLMNPLRKLAMFARSHEPGKPLSKIPTKERNDEVGVLIFSVHNMANRINTMINEQYVMEIKQKESQLQLLYEQINPHLLYNTLESIYWKSTLEGNTGSAEMIKELSKLMRISLSRGRELITIAEELEHAKAYTSLQQKRYEYGFTIRWNIDDEVVNQLIPKITLQPLIENAIIHGVINMGEDGEIVVTAYSDKTHVVITVEDNGYKVTDHQAINQMIVQPSSDYSSGYGIKNVNKRIKLHFGEDFGLQYFAREPEGTIVKVQLPMRTNTEET
- a CDS encoding Nif3-like dinuclear metal center hexameric protein, producing MTIIIQDVLDALTAPATAVPNSVDKLLFGNDRTIVSGIAVTFMVTQHVLEQAHRFGANLILTHEGAFYSHHHSLQIHADESVFKAKKQFIEQNDLAVYRVHDFLHRNYPDAIMEGLIRALDWEPYVNETFPTATVVTIPAISVSETAEYVKMRLGISTLRVVGDLTKSCSRIGLLVGNRGGSELAIPLFEQHRLDLIVYGEGPEWETPEYVRDAVHMGEDKALLVLGHLESEQPGMKRLAERLSKMFATVPVHFIPVDSVFKFV